The Nicotiana tabacum cultivar K326 chromosome 14, ASM71507v2, whole genome shotgun sequence genome contains a region encoding:
- the LOC107816787 gene encoding ubiquitin C-terminal hydrolase 12-like isoform X1 codes for MADFCNEDGVSRSISETPPTHYTLKIQSLSLLKKNNIEKYSSPYFEAGGYKWKLVFHPKGNKNKNAEGKHVSIYLMMAEASSLVPQDLITKEKESSYVCCTFLLNYNNR; via the exons ATGGCTGATTTCTGCAACGAAGATG GAGTTTCAAGATCCATTTCAGAAACTCCCCCTACTCATTACACTCTCAAGATTCAGTCACTATCTCTGCTAAAAAAGAACAATATTGAGAAATACAGTTCCCCTTATTTTGAAGCTGGCGGCTATAAATG GAAGTTGGTGTTTCATCCAAAAGGAAACAAAAACAAGAATGCAGAAGGGAAGCACGTTTCTATATATCTGATGATGGCGGAGGCAAGCTCACTTGTCCCTCAG GATCTTATAACGAAGGAGAAAGAATCAAGCTATGTCTGCTGTACATTTCTGCTTAATTACAACAACAGATAG
- the LOC107816787 gene encoding ubiquitin C-terminal hydrolase 12-like isoform X2 — protein MADFCNEDGVSRSISETPPTHYTLKIQSLSLLKKNNIEKYSSPYFEAGGYKWKLVFHPKGNKNKNAEGKHVSIYLMMAEASSLVPQ, from the exons ATGGCTGATTTCTGCAACGAAGATG GAGTTTCAAGATCCATTTCAGAAACTCCCCCTACTCATTACACTCTCAAGATTCAGTCACTATCTCTGCTAAAAAAGAACAATATTGAGAAATACAGTTCCCCTTATTTTGAAGCTGGCGGCTATAAATG GAAGTTGGTGTTTCATCCAAAAGGAAACAAAAACAAGAATGCAGAAGGGAAGCACGTTTCTATATATCTGATGATGGCGGAGGCAAGCTCACTTGTCCCTCAG tAG